The nucleotide sequence atacgtaacatgaaaaaatgtaaggGATGTAAATCATCGTGGTTACGGGCACACCATGGTAAGGGTATCTTAGCACAGAAATAATATatggacaaaaaataataaaaatacacccTGTTTCTGGCCTATGTCCTAGAGTGGCATAATGGTAATATTTCCCCTGGATGATTAATACACACATCACCCAGTTTCACAATTTCATTCGAAAGCATTTTCTGACACAAATGTTTTCATGGCCTCCCCCCCTCATCTCAACTCCATGCTTCTGAACCTGAGTTTCTTCAGTCCGGAAGGAACTATAAGGAAATTGAGCAGGTCTCCTACAAAATTGCCCTAGTTTCTGTCCAGAAACTAATTGTGCACCTCAACAAATTGTTCCCCACTCAGCTGCTCAAACaatcattatatttttcatgacaCATTTTTATACTTATATATTATATCCTATATTACACAGTATATTCATATTAAATGTAGAATATGCCTGTAATACAGTCCAGGACAGGGGTCTCCAATCTTATATAAAAAGgcccggtgtgggtgcaggtcgTTGTTTTATCCCaacactaagacacctgattctgcgTATAAAAGCCTTGAATGAAGACCATAATTAGTCAATTATTTGAATCAGGCGTCATAGTGCTGGGCCCAgggcacccacaccggccctttttggatgaGATTGGGGACCCCTGGTTCGGGACCCGCTGGCCTGGTGGGTGTGGCACTGTAACCATGGCAATGCATTTCCATGCCCTCAGCTTGGCAGTGTGGGAGAGAGCCGCCTGGACGGGGTGACCAGCGTGGACGAGCTCCTGGAGATGCTTTACCCCGAATACAGCCTGGTCCAGCACTGCCTGCGCAAGAGGGCGCCCACCACCCCCTACCCGCCCGGCCCAAAGGAGGGCCTGTGGGGCAGCCCCCTCCAGGCCGCCCACTACAAGGTCGACGGGACCTTAGAAGGTGAGACTGGCCCCAGTTCCCCTCCATAACTCCGGCTCTATTACCAGGTCAAGAGGGCATTCAGTCAAATTCTAATGATGCTTTCCTCAAATATGGTTGGGGAACCACTTTAAGCgagttattgttttattgttattctgAAGACAGTCTTTTCCAGGGTGGCATATATGGTGTGGTACTGTAGATAAGCCCAAAGCTTAAAAACAAGATGGactaatttattaaaataaaaaagattatttatttattacatttttttaaattaaattaaatatggtgTTTAGCTGTTATCCTCAAGAGCAGATTGCAAACAGTTTAACAAAGTGAATGTAGAGGTTGCTTTCCTCAGAGCTGTTGAATTTGAGTGCAATGGAAATAAAATTCATCTTATAAGATATATACGCTTATAGATGCAGATGACAACAGAATGCTTAtaatccattttttatttggcaaatgtttcaatttatttgttttggtttttttttttttttgttttgtttctttgcttgTTTCACGTGGATGCCTGCGTTCTCAGTGCATTTCAACTACCTTAACAGTCTGTGGGTATGCGTGCTATGGCATGTGTCACGTGTGAAATTTTGAAATTCCACTAAGGGTGGATGACCTGAGCCATGTGTATGGTGTGCAGAGGGTTTGCTGAATCCCATTGGAGCCCTTAAAACAAGGTTCTACTGTCATTTTTCATGGGAGCCATGTTTGGAACTTGAAAAAATGAAGCACAGGGGTCAGACATTTTCCATTACGAGATGAATGTGTTCGTGCGTAAACAATGCACAGACATTACTAAGGAAACACATTCTTTTCCACTATTTCCGTCTTGCCAAGGTCCAGAAGCAAGAACGCAAACCTGGTCACAAAATTACACTGTACAAGTGTTCAAGCAGCTGCATACTTTTCAACAATTTCCCCGCTCTTAAATAACTGAGGTTCAACaagatcaagaaaaaatgtaagaaaacaaataatagcCAGAGGTTCGACTATTGCTCTCCATAGACTATAGAGATTGATATCTATATAGCTGTCTTAATGTTATAGCCTGAAGACTGAACTGAGTGACCTCTTTAGAGGAAGCGCACTTGtcctacaaatgaaaatgtaaaaaaagctgAGTTGCTTTTTCCCCATTGTATCCCTGTCTCATGGACTCCTGTATGAAATACAGCCCAGGAAGAGAggctaataaataaattgagCAGTCAGGCGCTATGATGAAACATCCGTAAAGACCGAACAGCTGCGTGGACGACACGGAGCTGTGGCCTGCACTTAGGACCTTTTGGCAGCTCTCGCACACAGGCGGTCCAACCCGAAAAACAGCTGTCCTCCAGCAACACTCATCTGCATTCCTTCAAAAGAGTGCTGCTGCAAGCCATTGACTCCTAGCACAGAAAAGGTCACGAGCGCAGGAGAGTGTTGTGTCCTGAGGACTGCGCGTCCTTGGGCGAGATAGAAACATGAATGATTAAACTTTACGAGACAGGAGCATTGAAGATTGTGAGGCCATTGCATGTACGGGCATTTGGCTCCTCTGAACTCTCCCTAAAGATTTGGTTAAATCTGAAGGTTAAGGCCGAAAAAATATCTTTTACAACAtccctgtgttttcttttgaaagatACTCGAGGGTCTAAACAGCAAGTACTTGTGAGAATCATCTAAATGAACTCTTCAGTTCTGAGAAAGAATGATACGGTTATCAAACTTTTACAAATGACTACCCGTGTATATGTCTACATCAGGGGTGCATCAACAAGGGCCGatctgtttcaggattttgtgccaacgtctgctcttaattatttaattagctcaatcataacTAAATCTGGCATTTGTATGAGGACCAGCTACAGTCGCACGCTGAAAGTGTCTCCTGAAGATTTTACTTCTTTCAAGTGCAGAAGTGAACCAGCTTAATTTATATAGCTGTCAGACAATTAAACTGTGGTTgtaactggttggaacaaaaaccagcacgctgaccagccctccaggaccagagttgtgcacccctggacTAAAAGAAGGAGCTAATTCAAAAGCACTCCGCCtgcgcttttgttttgttttttgccctGAAAGCCTGTTGTGTTTTTCCCTGTGCTCCGCGCAGCCATCATGGAGGAGATGCAGCGTGTGGCCTGTCGCCCACGGGAGGTGTGTCTGGAGGTGTCTAAGGAGTACCCAGAGAGCACCAGCCACTTCTACGTGCCccgctgtgtgtctgtgtaccgCTGCGGAGGCTGCTGCAACCACGAGGCCCTGTTCTGCACCAACACCAGTCAGAGCCTGGTCAACAAGACCGTGAGTACCTCTAaaccactctcacacacacacacacacacacacacacacactgttctgcACCAACACCAGCCAGAGTCTGGTCAACAAGGCCGTGAGTACCTCAAaccactcagacacacacacacactgttctgcACCAACACCAGCCAGATCCTGGTCAACAAGACTGTGAGTACCTCTaaaccactgacacacacacacacacacacacacacactcacagttctGCACCAACACCAGCCAGAGCCTGGTCAACAAGACCGTGAGTacctctcacacatacacacacgcgcgctcacgcgcgcacacacacacacacacacatagtactGCACCAACACCAGATAAAGCCATGAGTCACTCTCAacctctcacacatacacagacacgcgcacaatCACAATAAACACTATTTTGGGcctgaaaacagaacaaaatgcatAATCAATCCCAGAGCAGAGGTGGAATAATACACTACAGCCCAAACCCTGTATTTGTTTGCCTTTGTGAGTTCATATTGCACAATGCtaattacatgtatttatttattcatttattttttggtggagtcaaaatgaacagaatacaataATCTACACTGCTGCGTTAGTCATATTTCTatgtggaaagaaaaaaaaactgtgaagcAGTTTACATGAAAATTGTAGGTACTCGTTTTAACCCGAATCAAGACCATTATTTAACAGCAGTTTGGTGCTTGATGCTGACTCCAGCCAAACACTCTCCTCACGTTCTGTTTCCCCAGCTGGTTCAGCTGTCCCCACCACAGTCGGAGCGCACTGTGATCATGGCAACCTTCGTCAACCACACAGCCTGCGAGTGTCAGCCCAAGAGACCGCTCCGCCCCATCATACGGAGAGCGGCCGCCTTCCACCACTCCCTGTGAGTAATCCGCCGCGTTccagcaggaagtgacatgAAGACGGGACCATTTTTAAGGGCACTGAATCCTCGAGTGTTAATCTTTTCTATGTGTATGGTGGCTCGTGTAATTTTTTGAAGTGTTCAGTGCTTTACGTAGTTTTGTGAAACAAATTTTACtggggagattttttttttgttgtttccgCATTCGGAACATCAAGTCGTATTCTTAGGCCTGTCTTCTTGCTGCCGTGCTCTTCACTAAGTCTTCATCAATTTGAGGGAGCGAAGACGAGCATGTGCATACCACCGAAGAACATGCTGCCAGCCAGCGCTTTCAGATTCAATGCAAGCCCATCTCTCTGGGCTCAAAAAACAGCATGCTTCACCTGGCAGCCCTATTATCATCCATACTTATGTAAGGatatatttcactgcagcaAGAACATCTTGCTCAATGGCAATACAGAAGAACTGCACCTGGGATTACACCTGAAATCTTTCGGTTACACCTTCAGTCACCAACATGCCACACTTCACTACCACTACaagctggtttttattttcgcTATAGACTCGCCATAAAGAATAATGATATATGGGCCATAGACAAACTCAGTAGTCACTGGAACCCAGCTTGCTTTTTGTTATGCCTACAGTACGCAAAAGACTTTTGGTTGGTTGCTTAGCGACAGGCGTGACACTGGCCTGCAGCAATGAATTATGCATGAACTTTCCTAGGGAAATAAAGTAGGAAATAGGCCACTGCCCCTACGCTGAGTACCTTTCAGAGTCCTTTTGGAGTGAATCGTGATATAGAGATTGCTTTCCCCTCTTCTGGATCCTCGGGGCTTGCataattcatttgaattgcTCGGAGAAGGCGACAGGCTagcagggagtgggggggggggtcgatttCTCATGGCAGACCCCTGTGGAGTCCCACAGGTTTTGAGGAATTCTGGGAGTGCACTCCGCCCcaccctcccactcccccaccccattccccaaccccccctccagcctccGGGACCCGGGATGATCCATGtttccgcccccctccccaggtgtTCTCCCCCAGACACCCCCTGTGACGTGGGGCTGGTCTGGGATCCCACAGGTTGTCAGTGTGTATCCGAAGACGAGAGCGCTCTGTCCGCAGCTGAGCTGGGTAAGCCTGCCCACGTTTCCTTCCAGCATCAGCACCCCCTAAGGCATCGGTACCCTTGAGTTCAGCTAACTGTAAACACATTTATACCAGTGTGCTTTTTCTCAGCacatttactattattattattattattattattattattattattactgaagcAGAGTGTATTCACGTGAACTGAACAAAGCCATGCTTGTTTTGAACATTTGACAAAATACGATAGTTTCAGTATTGTTCAGTgaaacaatttaatttcattttttaatgcttttcccCTTTACCACCCCAGTGTGTAATGATAGCACAGACAAGCGTGTGCTCTCCTgcaaagcatgtgatgtcagctggCAATTCTAATCAAACTGCTGTTTGCTAGtggggctcacacagacatgagtagGAGGAAGAAACTTCATGAACAGCTTAGTTTAAGACTTGTGTCCGATTGACCAGCAGTGATTGCCTTGTCATCCTTGCTGATAGAAAACCCTCCCATTCTTGGGTGACACTGAGGTCAACTGTGTGTCGCCCAGCAACAAGATTGTTTTCTGTTAACCAGGATGACGGTGTCTCATGGTGTACCAGAGATTTCTGCTGACTTGTTCCAGATTAGACACCAGACCATGAGGTCGTTTCcagcactagaacagtgccttaacagtaTGAGTCACCTAGCAGCCCTATGACAGATTTTAGGCAAGTCAGTTTCTTAGAaactacccacaatgcaatgctgcATCCACGCTTAGACTAAATGTTAGAGCCACATGTCATCTTACCTGAAAACTAAGATCAACACATCATATTTCAACTCTGAATAACCACTTGCAGAGTATGTATGCAGCATTTTAATGGCAATGAAATATCAAGGGTGTTCCTACATCTGATGAGCTTTTAACAAgcgtgtcaaactccagtcctggagagccacagtgtctgccGATATTTCAATCAACAGCCAaataaggccttgagaacaatgTCTGTggacacactgaaaaccagcagacactgcagccctccagaactgaagtgtgacacccctggctTAAGAGGCGGTTGCCTCTTACAAATACGTTAATAAGTTAGTCAATTATAATCGACACCCCGTGTGTTTACTACCCCACCCCAGACCCCCTGGacgccgccctgctggccctCTGTGGCCCCAGCAAGGTCCTGGACGAGGAGCGGTGCGAGTGCGTGTGCCAGAACGGGCTGACGGAGGCCAGCTGTGGGCCGGGGTGGCGGCTGGACGAGGCGGCctgcgagtgcgtgtgcgagGGCCAGCCGGCCCCCGGGGCCTGCCCGCCCAACCAGCGCTGGGACCCTGAGCTGTGCGGCTGCGTCTGCAGCGCCAGCTGCCCCCGCAGCCAGCCCCTCAACCCCGAGACCTGCCTGTGCCAGTGCCGGGAGAGCTCCCAGACGTGCCTGCTGCAGGGCAAGAAGTTCAACCCCCAGACCTGCAGGTAACCACGACCCCGAATCTCGACCTCGACCACAACCCCAACCGCGACCGCGACCTCTACTACAACCGCTTCCCCGATCGCGACTGCGATTGCAACCTTGACCGCGACCCCAACCGCGACCTCTACTACAACCACTTCCGTAACCATGACCGCGACTGCATCTGCAACCGCGACCCCGACCACGACTGTGACTGCGACCTCGACCGCACCCTCACCTCGTTCCACCATCGTTCAGGCACTCAAACAGCCAAACCTTCAAGCCACTGGCAGCTGATCTGTGTAATTCTATTTCACACAGCATTCTAAGTCAGGACaacaaagtcagaaaatgcGTCAGACGCTGCAAGTCGTAACAAACACAACAGGAAATTGTAGAAGAAAGGAGAGCGTTTAAACAATGATGGCAGAGAGGATATGGCCTCCAGTGGATTTTGAAAAGCTTTCAGAGCATAATAAGCAACGAGACTCTTCCAAGCAACGCTGGCCTGAGAACAAGGAAATATTATGAAACAAGTCCTTGCTCATAATAGCCGCATAACCACTAACACTTGGCCCTGACCACAGCACGGTCTCTCCCATCCTGTCCTTGGGCTCAGAGCTAATGGCTTATTGGGACTTCctgacagaaagtttgcttactgcaggggtggaggaggttaAGAGGAAGGCCATTCTGGGGCCTTGAGCAGTTCTCgaaatgcattgtaaaatgAGACTTTcgtggaaaaaggaaaacatttttcagcagaATAAGCCACACTGGTCTTGTTCGCTGGCTTCCTTGTGTTCCAgcttacatttaattttacaaaatgcatatataacaataataataatcatcatcatcatcaaataaTCACACTCTAGAAGAAAAAATAGACAGCATCATGCAGGACACCAAAGTCCATACAGTTTTCTAAAGATAAGGTAACACTTACTAGCTCCTCCAAAGGGTTTtacaactttttctttttttgaagaactGAATGACGATGTGTAACGGAGgtgactgaactgaaactgaactgaactctgtctgtctctcttcaaTAGCTGCTATCGGCTGCCCTGCAGGAATCCGCACAGGAAGTGTCCCACAGGCTTCTATTACAGCCACTATGTCTGTCACTGTGTCCCCAACTACATGAGGTCGGGGGAGTGGAACTAAAGAGGAGGGGCCTGCGTCCATCGCATcgttatttatttcctttgacGGACACGGACCCGCTCGCAGTACCCAGGGCGACGCAGGTTGTACATATTGCTCACCAATACGGATGGGAGCTGGATTTTAACCCAAGCGGTTTGAGGTCGAGGGCCTCACTGAAGGGCGACTACAGGAACAGCCTGTCCAGAATCTGCCACCGCAGCCCTCCTTGTCACCCGACCCTGTTGCCTAGCAATGCGACACGTGGTTTCCCTGGCGTCCGCATCCTTGTGAGCAGTGCCAGGGCTGGTACTGCAGGGGTGAGATGaacattgccatggaaaccctacaaattaaaaacaggtcTGCTTGGGAGAAGGATCAGGCAATGCAGCagaaacttgtttttttaacattaatggGGTAAGACAAAAGGGTCATAATGAGTGAGCCTTATACGGTGACTCAAACAGTGTTTCATTTAGCCACAGTCTCTTGAGGGACACTGCTTACAGAAATAACTTActtacagaaacaaaagcagATAAATCCAAGGACAGCATACTTACCCACAGGTTTCACAAGGTGCTCAAATACTGAAAAGATTAACGGTTAGCTTGCTGAACTAAAGACCCAGGTCGATGACACCAGGAACCAATCACCTATCATCCTGGATCGAGaggatgatgtcacttcctgcagcaTACTTGCATCAGCTCCTGAAGTTGATCACATTGAGGTCCCAGGGCTctttccaatcgcttattttacaTCCCTGTATCCTTTCCTCGCTGCTTTGCTCCACCCATCAGAGGATGCAAGGGAAGGACCTAAGGCCAGaggaaacaagaaaacatatattaggcaaatggaacgtcCTTGTTCAGTCAAGCGTCAGATTGAAGCCACGTCAGTTATAAAACATGGCAGATGGGGAGGAATGGATCCACAGGTTGATCATTTATACATCatgtgttctgaaaaaaaatgcttccgtAAAGGATTCACTTGTGTATCCTTGCTCAAGCATACTTCAGGAGCCTCCTAGCTTCTTCATGAAGCATTTAATAagatgtccttaaagatggtggACCTGGATCAATTTCCGGGTCAGTCAAGGACTGAGGAGACAAAACAGATAGAATAAGTGATTGGAAAGAGCCCCTGGTTTTTGCTGAATGTACTTCACTTGAGGGTTACAGAACAGTTTAATGTCACAGACTGCAGATACTTTAAGTCAgaggtgtcaaactgaatcccaagggggccgcagtgtctgcagattttttgtggtttcctttcaatcagctgccaattacaGCCTtcagaacaaggtgtgtggattccttagccaatcatgaacttaaatgaaacactgccGAGAAcacccaaaaaccagcagacattgcagccctccaggactggagttagacccgcagacactgcgccccctccaggactggagttaaacccgcagacactgcgccccctccaggactggagttagacACCTGTGCTTTAAGTGGTCTATATGTAGTTAAAAATGCTGCCTTTGTAAAACTTTGTCACATAATGTCATGATTTTGCAAAGTGACCGAATGCAACCGTGTTTCACAACCTCATTTATAAGACTGTCAAACTATGGTTTCACAATAAGATTCAAATTGTACATTTCCTGAaataccatttattttattttcatttttcatataattttacttgataaattaaattaaatgttcacttaacaaacaaaaaaaagtatttagtaTGAATAATATGCTACGGAATGTAACCCTGGAAATAAGaccaaataaatgcatatttattaaaataaatgttccatCATCAACAAATAATTCCCCACATagcatattcattcattcattcattcattcattcattcaacctttatttaagaTTCTCGGGGACAATTGAGGGTAGGAACCCTCTTTCTCAATGCGCTGAGATTACAAGAggcataagaaataaaataaataaaagagcatAAAAGAGATAATATCTGATATTGAATATTGATCACATCTGAGATCAGGGATCTAAAATGGCCCTGTGATACAATGGAATTCaatttaagtcttttttttcagatcatTCCAGGTGTGAGGGGCACAGAATTTAAAAGCAATCTTTCCTAGTTCTGAGTGTTAGTCAGTCCTGAGAGCGAGTGTAGTTCCATTTTTCCAGTCTAGGAGTGATAACAAATAAAGGGGTAGATTACACAGAagggctttataaataaatagaaaccaATGCTAATCTCTTCTTGTGTAAATTGAGGGCCAgcaaatgttttcatataaacTACAGTGATGTGTACCATAGTTGTATGACCATATGTCATAAAAGGCTATGGACCATGGTCAGACTTCGATCTGTGTGGAATTGGTCAAATCAAACATGCAGTGACAGAACCTCTTAATTTTACATATGGGATGTGTTCTGATTAAACACCGTACCTTAACTCTgatatgacagaaaaaaaaccatgacAGAAAATTAAGCAAGCCGCAGGCAACCTGAATTTCTGGAATCCATTTTGCCAGACTGTTATCATATCTATAAATCTTTTTGCAAAAAATTCTTTCTTTGTTAACATTGCGGAGGCGGAGTCTTACGGAACCAGAGCTGCGGGCCATGTCTGGCACAGATGGATTCTGGGAATTCATTCCGGCGCACTGGGATTCGTTCGCTCCACAATTCAGAGAGAACGGGGTCACGGAATGAGAAGAACAGCCCAACGCACtcgtttttaaaacaaagagagCAGAGCCATCGTCAGAGAAAGGGCCACGGTGCACCCTCGTCTTAAATCAAGAGAGAGCGTGGCCTCGTACGCCCGTCTTAAATCAaccgagagagagcagggaaaaCAGAGCAGGGCCGATCAGCGGTCAAGAGCAGCCCAGAACACTCATCTCATATTCCTCATCTGGGACAGGGGTTCTAGGAACAATAAGCAAATCTCCCCAGGATAAAATGTAAAGGAATCACATTCATGGCTGTCTGGCCAGTGTCTCGTTGATatctctttctgtgttttgagTCTTCAGTCCAGCTTTTTGGTGTGAAAGGTTCATTTAAAATAGCTCTTTGGCAAATGGAACAAAATGTTCCCATCAAATTGTTTAGCTTTTATATAATCGTGTGTGGAAGTTTAAATAAAAGGCTTCCTGTTGTTGCCGAGCCAAGTGAAAACACCTTTTGAAGTGAAAGATCACACATTCTCTGAATTTCAAGAAAACTTGTAGAAGGATAGCCTTTACTCCATTTGAAAAGAGGGTATGATTTGTGcacacagattttttaaagaatgtagCCAACATGATTTATGAGCATGAATGTCAGACCCTTTGTTATTTGCCTCATAATTCAGCACTGGAGGTTTGAGGCTGCCGCGATGCTAGCACGTATGAATGGCATGTGCACTGTCCTGGCACAAATCTGTTCTTTCAATTACAATTTGTCATGTTTCTCTGGCTGGGGAATGATCTATGTACTGCACTGTAAGTGGGAAAGTATGCACACTTTTCCCCGACAGTTACAAGTCGGAGCATTCTCAGAGGTGCACAGGTGACACAAGTAATGTTGTGAACAAAATGGATGTTTTTGTGAcccatttattaacattttcctttattaatgTTTTACAAAGGTGAAATGCTTTTCTGCCCGAGGGCTTGAAGGAGATTGTATATATATGAAATCAGAAGGAGGAGGGGTTCaatcaatcatttaaaatgttatttttcatctCTGCTCATAAACCTCCATAAATCGATCAACAGattgtataattaaaaaattgagAAATGGAGACAGaatggcagacacacacatgcaccctttccatcgctctctcacacatagGCTAGGACATTCACCAGCACATATAAAATGAAAGAAGTTGGATGCAAACCAAAACTCTGTCAGCTGCacagagaaaaaatataaataaaatgtcatccAAGCATTCCAGAAAAGTTATGTCAGGTAGCTTTAAATTATCACAGACTAGTGTATTAGAAAGCTTTCTCACTGCTCACTTTCATTCAGGGTACTACTGCAATCCCTTCTCTGACCAGAGGGGGCATGCCTGATTAACCCAATGTAGGACCTTGTCAAGCATGAAAGACAATATTCACAGTCACATGCAAATCTTCTTTTGATGTCTTCTACCATCTTTTCTCCCAAATTTGTAAAGGCGCCTAGTCAATATCAGCACGGATTCCTGCAATCCCCATTATCAATTCAGGAGAATGCAGACAAGCATACGCTCTCCAACAAAATTTGTGATGTCAGCCAGCTCTTCTAATCATTCGACTATTCACAAGTCGGACTTGtgcagacatgagtcagaggaaaaCACATCATGTGAAGCATAAAAGGTGAACTTGTGGGTGCCCAATCAACCAGCGGGAGCTGCTCGAGCACAATAATGTGCTGCTCCAGCCAACAGAATCCCTTCCTTCCCTGACCAAAGCTACAGGTGCAATTGTGTCTCACATCGTGGGGCTTCTGGCCACAGTCCACATTGGCAAAGTCTAGATTTTATATCTGGCCGTGAGGCCCATCATtccactagaacagtgccttaacatgGTGAGTAACCCAGCAGAGCATCACATATAGTCCATCCTGCACTGTACGTAGCCAGGTTCTGATTCTGAAATTCTGGTTAAAAAAGCAGAGCAACAAAAGTGGGATCAGCAGGCCGGAGACAGTGTTGGTGCACGCAAAGGCGGAATGGCAACAAAACGGTTCCTTTTTCCCACAGGTGGGTCAAGTGCGTTCATGGCACGCAGGTGGCATTCCTCAGACAGGGGGGCCACACTCAGGTttcgccccaccccccccaagcaGAAGAAGGAATGGGAGAAGCTGACAAAGGAAGATTTGTAGCTCAGTGGTATGTAAAGGTGAAATGGTGTGAAGGACAGGACCTGCCAGGATTAAACCTGATTAGGCTCAGTTTCCCCTTTCCGCCTCTGGTCTCGTGCACAGACGTCGCTCGCTGGTTGGGAGAAGGTTCCCGGTTAGGTCTGGGAGGTGTGGTTCCTTCCCTACTCGTCTGTTTAAACACATGGGACACGTGAGGGGGAAGAGTCATTaccttacatttatttggcagacgcttttatccaaaggccCAGACAAGCTACGCCTCTAtataatattattcatattattattatcattgttgtatAGTCTTGACTAGTCAGAAACCCACCTGGCAATACTAATAGGCTGCTTCACATACAGTTGGTGCCCATATTCTGCTGATTTGTTtcactcacagaaaaaaaaagacctgtaTTGTTGGATCTCTGCTCAGCCGTATGTTATCATTTGTACCACATTGGCTcatgtgttgtttgtgttttctgcttttatctTCCAATGCTCTAATTcaccaaggaaaaaaaatcaccatgaaaaaatcaaaaagtgttagcaataacaataacaaaccGCAAATGCGATTTCAATTGGAAACATGTTTGAATTCATCACGAGAGCAGCGGACGCCAGTACGCATGGATCTTTGATGTAGTGGCAGCAGCTGACTATCCTTGGACACTGCTTGGCTAGCCAACCTCCCTGACAAATACAAGGCACAAGCATATGTAATGTATTTCATGACTTCCTCTAGCTTTTCTTTGTTCTTCctcacacttt is from Anguilla anguilla isolate fAngAng1 chromosome 9, fAngAng1.pri, whole genome shotgun sequence and encodes:
- the LOC118234937 gene encoding vascular endothelial growth factor C-like, which encodes MWMFFTAAVWIAGALALARGYGFGQDYYEAAGDTEDTELGSVGESRLDGVTSVDELLEMLYPEYSLVQHCLRKRAPTTPYPPGPKEGLWGSPLQAAHYKVDGTLEAIMEEMQRVACRPREVCLEVSKEYPESTSHFYVPRCVSVYRCGGCCNHEALFCTNTSQSLVNKTLVQLSPPQSERTVIMATFVNHTACECQPKRPLRPIIRRAAAFHHSLCSPPDTPCDVGLVWDPTGCQCVSEDESALSAAELDPLDAALLALCGPSKVLDEERCECVCQNGLTEASCGPGWRLDEAACECVCEGQPAPGACPPNQRWDPELCGCVCSASCPRSQPLNPETCLCQCRESSQTCLLQGKKFNPQTCSCYRLPCRNPHRKCPTGFYYSHYVCHCVPNYMRSGEWN